CGACGAAGCCCAGCCCCACGGCGCGGCCGGACGGGTAGTCGTGCTCGGGGCGGTCGACGTCCAGGTGCGCGACCTCCGCGTACTCGCCGAGGAGCACCCGGCTCGTCTCGATCCGGCGCAGCGTCCTGGCCGGGTCCTGGAGGGCGATGTGGCGGTCGTACCCCTGTGTCCGGACGCTGAACGAGATGCCGCCCGTGCGGTCGTGGACCTCGCCGGGCGCCTCGGGCGGGCACCGCCAGTGCTCGCCGCCGGCCTCCCGGGCGACGTGCTCCTCCTCGTCCAGGCGTGCCCGGACGAAGGCCAGCATGTTCACGTTGTCTGCGTTCACGTTCCGGATCCCTCGCCGTACTGCGTGTCGTGCTCGTCCACTGGGTCCCCCCGAGGATGCCGCACCGGGGCACGGATCGGCACGTCCACGCCCCGGAGCGCCCTGTCGGCGTGCTCAGCGGGTGCTGATCCAGTGCGGGTCGGGGACGACCGTGAGGACGGCGGAGAGCAGCAACACGGCGGCCAGGACGGCCAGTTCGGCACGGGCCGCGCCGTGCGTGTCACCGCCGCCCAGCAGCCGGCGGCGGGCCGCGAGGGCGAGGAGGCTCGCCACGGCGACGAGGGCGAGCTTGGCGATCAGTACGCGGCCGTACGCCGACGTCAGCACCACGTCGGCGGGCAGCCGGCGCAGCGTGGAGACGGCGCCGGTGGCGGCAAGCACGGCCAGCGTCCAGACGGCGCCGCGCGCGTAGCGGGTCAGCACGGCGCGGGCGTCCGCCGGGGTGGCCCGCCGCAGCCACACGGTGCGCAGGGCGTGGCAGAGGCCGCCGGCCCACAGGGACGCGGCCGTCAGATGCACGACGGTGAGCGCCGTGCCCAACTCCGGTGAGTACGGCTCCGGATGGGCGCGTACCGCCTCCGCGACGATCACCGCGGCGAGCGCGAGGAGCGCCGGGCGCGGGCGGCGTGCGGCGGCGCACCAGGCGGCGAGCAGGAAGCCGTTGGCCATGACGAGCAGCGGGACGCCGTCGCGGGTGCCGTACGCCGCCGCGAGGTCGAGGTCGCTGACGGCCGCGAGGACCACGATCTGGCCGGCCGAGGCGGCGGCCCCGGCGAGCGCGGCGGGCAGCGCCAGGGAGCGGGGCAGGGTTCCGGCAGGGGCCGGGCGGGCGAGCGCGGCACCGGCGAGTTCGCCGAGGTGCAGCGCGAGCGCGGTGAAGACGGCGGCGCGCAGGAAGGAGGTGATTCCGGCGGCGGGTATGCGCAGTTCACCGGTGCCGCGCGCGGCGAGGTCCACGCCGTACAGCAGGACGAGCAGCGAGCACCCGGCGCCGAGGACGAGTCCGGCCGTGGCCCTCACCGCAGGTCCGTCCGCCGGGGCTCACGGCGCCCGGTGCGGGCGCCGTGAGCCGGACGGGGCCGCGCCCGGG
Above is a window of Streptomyces sp. NBC_01498 DNA encoding:
- a CDS encoding DUF6221 family protein → MLAFVRARLDEEEHVAREAGGEHWRCPPEAPGEVHDRTGGISFSVRTQGYDRHIALQDPARTLRRIETSRVLLGEYAEVAHLDVDRPEHDYPSGRAVGLGFVVRQMAAEHAGHGDYQARWLPRFTG
- a CDS encoding CopD family protein, giving the protein MRATAGLVLGAGCSLLVLLYGVDLAARGTGELRIPAAGITSFLRAAVFTALALHLGELAGAALARPAPAGTLPRSLALPAALAGAAASAGQIVVLAAVSDLDLAAAYGTRDGVPLLVMANGFLLAAWCAAARRPRPALLALAAVIVAEAVRAHPEPYSPELGTALTVVHLTAASLWAGGLCHALRTVWLRRATPADARAVLTRYARGAVWTLAVLAATGAVSTLRRLPADVVLTSAYGRVLIAKLALVAVASLLALAARRRLLGGGDTHGAARAELAVLAAVLLLSAVLTVVPDPHWISTR